A single window of Aspergillus puulaauensis MK2 DNA, chromosome 5, nearly complete sequence DNA harbors:
- the ARP9 gene encoding putative chromatin remodeling complex subunit (Arp9) (COG:Z;~EggNog:ENOG410PFKF;~InterPro:IPR004000,IPR043129;~PFAM:PF00022), which yields MPPFKDEHILIIAPGSQVTLAQLGLPESFTPARYRFPSRMFPAEKKGEYEPHKIRERRQEVKISNGQDAPAPKEKEDVEMKEADQQPQQQATQEGTETTDAPKPESTDEPKTENGENAAEGEVKEGENEENGDGQTVEEIFYEEDVASEEGAIFPIENGRIVDWGCFFALLTHVHNTLSPPFHTPIMLIAEPAWSLRDREAITQFVFEKFKTPAFCLMDSAVAVCYGYGTATATVVDVGKNKVNVTAVTDFLVNEHGRGTALEGCGGDYLTDRLQELLGPKGFTREMCEQLKRSNITELLSAGTPLPGAAATAHQEGSQPAPVPTTQPGPSGENQQPKNQNGTAENEEEEGVLDVAAIVSGGHTSEYLAAREKEKGTVKKGADPNAKAVRLPNSKKDKATFQFQEFVKLEPEKDTPSGPGRFIRQTRDIEVGVERFLAATPKQKTGDRLSGGLLEDIATQIHHTILAVPDATKRSELWDSLIVVGNGSKVKGFTQALLSTITQRFVLSPSGTIFTSEIPSNFSTPLPTGGTNTPAPQGLPGPMQNQGGGVNPLLVAATHSNNPAAAGMPPGTPLMDPTMSRHRSTGHSQTPTSVKTLRPPEYFSEWKEQTATTAPQNNPSLNGPPGPAATGGHRGMEEAVFLGAQVASKVVFVIDQGLSKGFMSRVEYNENGPSAIHEYVM from the exons ATGCCGCCATTTAAGGATGAGCATATTCTG ATAATTGCGCCAGGATCGCAAGTGACCCTGGCGCAACTAGGCCTCCCAGAGTCCTTCACCCCGGCCCGGTATCGCTTCCCCTCGCGAATGTTCCCCGCCGAGAAAAAGGGCGAATATGAACCGCACAAGATCCGCGAGAGGCGACAGGAGGTGAAAATATCCAATGGGCAGGATGCACCTGCAccgaaggagaaggaagacgtggagatgaaggaagccgaccagcagccacagcagcaggccACGCAAGAAGGGACGGAGACCACCGACGCGCCCAAGCCTGAGAGTACCGACGAGCCAAAGACCGAGAACGGTGAGAACGCggcggagggcgaggtgAAGGAAGGTGAAAACGAAGAGAACGGGGATGGCCagacggtggaggagatTTTCTACGAGGAAGACGTTGCGTCTGAGGAGGGGGCGATTTTCCCCATTGAGAACGGACGTATCGTTGATTGGGGGTGTTTCTTTGCTCTCCTGACGCATGTTCATAATACGCTCAGCCCACCGTTCCATACACCCATCATGCTTATCGCTGAGCCGGCTTGGTCGCTGCGCGACAGGGAGGCGATAACGCAATTTGTGTTTGAAAAGTTCAAGACGCCCGCATTTTGTCTTATGGATTCTGCGGTCGCGGTTTGCTATGGCTATGGCACGGCGACTGCAACGGTTGTCGATGTTGGAAAGAACAAAGTCAATGTCACCGCGGTTACGGACTTCCTGGTCAACGAGCACGGTAGAGGTACCGCGTTGGAGGGATGTGGTGGTGACTACTTGACCGACCGACTTCAAGAGCTGCTGGGCCCGAAGGGTTTTACCAGGGAGATGTGTGAACAGTTGAAGCGGAGCAACATTACCGAGCTTCTATCTGCAGGAACGCCTCTACCGGGCGCCGCGGCTACTGCACACCAAGAAGGAAGTCAACCTGCCCCTGTCCCTACGACACAGCCTGGACCTTCGGGGGAGAATCAGCAACCCAAGAACCAGAACGGCACTGCGgagaatgaagaagaggagggcgttCTGGATGTAGCGGCTATTGTCAGCGGCGGCCACACCAGCGAATACCTTGCTGCTCGggaaaaggagaagggaACCGTGAAGAAAGGCGCTGATCCAAATGCTAAGGCTGTTCGCCTTCCCAATtccaagaaagacaaggctacattccagttccaggaatTTGTCAAGTTAGAGCCGGAGAAGGACACACCCAGCGGCCCAGGACGCTTCATCCGCCAGACAAGAGATATTGAAGTCGGAGTTGAACGCTTCCTCGCTGCGACGCCAAAGCAAAAGACAGGCGACAGACTGTCCGGCGGTCTCCTTGAGGACATCGCGACACAGATCCACCACACCATCcttgctgttcctgatgCCACGAAGCGTAGTGAGCTGTGGGATTCGCTGATCGTTGTCGGTAACGGTAGCAAGGTCAAGG GTTTCACTCAGGCCCTTCTCAGCACAATCACTCAAAGGTTCGTCCTCTCGCCATCCGGTACCATCTTCACCTCAGAAATTccctccaacttctccacACCCCTCCCCACCGGCGGAACAAACACTCCTGCGCCTCAAGGCCTTCCCGGCCCAATGCAAAACCAAGGCGGCGGTGTAAACCCTCTTCTCGTCGCTGCCACCCActccaacaaccccgccGCTGCCGGCATGCCGCCAGGAACACCGTTGATGGACCCGACCATGTCTCGCCACCGCTCTACCGGCCACTCGCAAACCCCAACCTCCGTCAAGACTCTAAGGCCACCCGAGTACTTCTCCGAGTGGAAAGAGCAGACTGCCACAACCGCCCCGCAAAATAACCCCAGCCTTAACGGGCCTCCCGGCCCTGCTGCCACTGGTGGTCACCGCGGCATGGAAGAGGCTGTTTTCCTCGGCGCGCAAGTCGCATCCAAGGTCGTCTTTGTCATCGACCAGGGTCTCAGCAAGGGCTTCATGAGCCGTGTTGAGTATAACGAGAACGGGCCATCGGCGATTCATGAGTATGTTATGTGA
- a CDS encoding putative C2H2 finger domain protein (Kin17) (BUSCO:EOG092657UN;~COG:A;~EggNog:ENOG410PG1U;~InterPro:IPR036236,IPR038254,IPR019447,IPR037321;~PFAM:PF10357) — protein sequence MPRAEAGSTKSLSNKMKAKGLGRLRWYCQACERQMRDENGFKCHVASESHVRQVLLIGEDPKRYIEDYSKQFIKNFIDLLKSTHGEKKVHINQFYQQVIADKEHIHMNATKWKSLNQFAAHLGREGLCHVEETEKGLFVSYIDRSPDAMRRREAIMKKERQDRGDEEREQRLIQEQVERARVNEKEQEEDIDPEARNLQRKEGEKVKLNIGFGAKPTPPAAEQSQTQSPEEKEKETSSATPEDSSAAASPAPTQAPQAAPKVSLSLGGGNGKPKNVFASAAKKNPLAGKKGSVMPQPKKMTEQERIMKQEMEAMQRKRLGGGGMPNPKRPKVS from the exons ATGCCGCGAGCCGAAGCGGGGAGCACCAAATCCCTCAGCAATAAGATGAAAGCC AAAGGCTTAGGTCGGCTACGGTGGTACTGTCAAGCATGTGAGCGCCAGATGCGCGATGAGAACGGGTTCAAGTG CCACGTCGCAAGCGAAAGCCATGTCCGACAGGTCCTGCTCATTGGCGAGGACCCGAAGCGGTATATCGAAGATTACAGCAAGCAGTTTATCAAAAATTTCATAGATCTGTTGAAGTCTACGCacggcgagaagaaggtgcATATCAACCAGTTCTACCAGCAGGTTATTGCTGATAAGGAG CACATTCACATGAACGCGACGAAGTGGAAGAGTCTTAACCAGTTTGCGGCGCATCTTGGTCGCGAGGGCCTGTGTCATGTTGAGGAGACGGAAAAGGGCCTTTTCGTTTCATATATCGATCGGAGTCCGGATGCGATGCGGCGACGGGAGGCGATCATGAAGAAGGAACGGCAGGATCGGGGTGATGAGGAGCGAGAGCAGCGGTtgatccaggaacaggtTGAGCGTGCGCGGGTGAAtgagaaggagcaggaggaagacATCGATCCCGAGGCAAGGAATCTACAGCGcaaggagggagagaaagtgAAGCTGAATATTGGATTTGGTGCGAAGCCTACGCCACCTGCCGCCGAACAGTCGCAGACACAGTCGCctgaggagaaggaaaaggaaacttCCTCAGCAACCCCGGAGGACTCATCAGCCGCCGCCTCCCCTGCGCCGACGCAAGCTCCTCAAGCCGCGCCGAAGGTGTCTTTGTCGTTAGGAGGTGGTAATGGCAAGCCGAAGAACGTGTTCGCATCcgcagcgaagaagaacccgctagcggggaagaagggatcTGTCATGCCCCAGCCGAAGAAAATGACAGAGCAGGAGCGAATCATGAAACAAGAGATGGAGGCCATGCAGCGGAAGCGcttgggcggcggaggaatgCCGAACCCCAAACGGCCGAAAGTTTCATGA
- a CDS encoding uncharacterized protein (COG:S;~EggNog:ENOG410PM15;~SECRETED:SignalP(1-18)) codes for MKIFLLGAVLAAAQSVTAALDESLLETYVGSLELTSSFNPVEEAYWTGYAHHRRTPFAVSPDGESAYLAYLDSSETDVHVQKVDPSTFKAVGSTVTVTGGKEAGGLVAHNDGFALLTNEAMPSGTSNAPPDNTPVAALYRYTNGKQTWKTWLGGPDVESADGSLASPDINGDLVYSAEAGLYGAYFVVTAYSGSASGHFGDSIQYVNDAGKLQTISGATSTWGCSHNTGIAFEEASEAPFASICAEDQGAIWLNTKGQGMTTEGVKISNENTTNGASGEPMGGMGGSYSALVKFGDSSRYIFAWPSRGAVQVTENDWMGAGYTHVLPRNENRNVAVTLLSDKNTLVGKQATSEVGAQDADSQITWVTEGKADHSNVRVAAFGADSALITWEQIDNPTCDEFIAMGCKGAFSGTYFQQIDKNGKAVGTALNSSDIYVAGDLVNIGDRICWPYVSMEWDLADTVGGYGGQSTDTTKKISFACIGLNGSEGSSSSSSGSGSGSAAASASGSGSESASATVSASDDVSVTASGTENTQVAAQTTGATTETATHGEASLPTGADVTGESAETTTTGEAATATPTRKPGKCRAHYNH; via the exons ATGAAGATCTTTCTTCTGGGAGCCGTGCTCGCTGCGGCGCAGAGCGTCACCGCTGCCCTAGATGAGTCGCTCCTTGAGACCTATGTTGGCTCGCTCGAACTCACCTCTTCGTTCAACCCCGTCGAGGAGGCCTACTGGACTGGGTATGCTCATCACCGACGTACCCCGTTCGCTGTTTCCCCAGATGGAGAATCGGCTTACCTTGCCTATCTGGACTCGAGCGAGACGGACGTCCACGTCCAGAAGGTGGACCCTAGCACGTTCAAGGCAGTGGGGTCTACTGTTACCGTGACTGGCGGAAAAGAAG CCGGCGGTCTGGTCGCCCACAATGACGGCTTCGCTCTCCTCACCAACGAGGCCATGCCCTCCGGAACCTCCAATGCACCACCCGACAACACTCCTGTCGCTGCTCTCTACCGTTACACCAACGGCAAGCAAACCTGGAAGACCTGGCTCGGTGGCCCCGACGTCGAATCAGCCGACGGCTCCCTCGCTTCCCCTGACATCAACGGCGACCTCGTCTACTCTGCTGAAGCCGGTCTCTACGGCGCCTATTTCGTCGTGACAGCCTACTCTGGCTCTGCCTCCGGCCACTTCGGCGACAGCATCCAATACGTCAATGACGCCGGTAAACTCCAGACCATCTCCGGTGCAACCAGCACCTGGGGATGCAGTCACAACACAGGTATCGCGTTCGAAGAAGCCTCCGAGGCTCCCTTCGCCAGTATCTGCGCCGAAGACCAGGGCGCCATCTGGCTCAACACTAAGGGGCAGGGAATGACAACCGAAGGCGTCAAGATCTCCAACGAGAACACCACCAACGGTGCCTCCGGTGAACCCATGGGTGGTATGGGCGGCAGCTACAGCGCCCTCGTCAAATTCGGCGATAGCTCGCGGTACATCTTCGCGTGGCCCTCTCGCGGCGCTGTCCAGGTCACCGAGAACGACTGGATGGGTGCTGGGTACACGCACGTCCTCCCCCGCAACGAGAACCGCAACGTCGCCGTCACGCTTTTATCCGACAAGAACACGCTTGTCGGAAAGCAGGCGACCTCTGAAGTCGGTGCCCAGGATGCCGATAGCCAGATTACCTGGGTCACTGAGGGGAAGGCCGATCACTCCAACGTCCGCGTTGCCGCGTTCGGCGCCGACAGTGCCCTCATCACCTGGGAGCAGATTGACAACCCGACCTGCGATGAGTTCATTGCCATGGGTTGCAAGGGTGCGTTCTCCGGAACGTACTTTCAACAGATTGACAAGAATGGCAAGGCTGTGGGAACTGCTCTCAACAGCTCTGATATCTACGTCGCTGGTGACCTCGTGAACATCGGCGACCGGATCTGCTGGCCGTACGTGAGCATGGAGTGGGACCTGGCTGACACCGTTGGTGGATATGGTGGACAGTCGACTGACACTACGAAGAAGATTAGCTTTGCCTGCATTGGGCTGAATGGTTCGGAAGGTAGTTCTAGCTCCagctctggatctggctctggctctgctgctgcgagtgcatctggatctggatctgaatCGGCTTCTGCCACTGTGTCTGCCTCTGATGATGTCTCCGTAACTGCGTCCGGCACCGAGAACACGCAGGTTGCCGCCCAGACTACTGGTGCCACCACTGAGACTGCCACCCATGGTGAAGCTAGCCTACCCACTGGAGCTGATGTCACTGGCGAGTCAGCTGAGACCACCACTACCGGTGAAGCTGCCACGGCCACTCCTACCCGCAAGCCGGGAAAGTGCAGGGCTCACTATAACCACTAG
- a CDS encoding zinc finger CCCH domain-containing RNA-binding protein (COG:A;~EggNog:ENOG410PHGA;~InterPro:IPR000504,IPR035979,IPR012677,IPR009145, IPR000571;~PFAM:PF00642;~go_component: GO:0089701 - U2AF complex [Evidence IEA];~go_function: GO:0003676 - nucleic acid binding [Evidence IEA];~go_function: GO:0003723 - RNA binding [Evidence IEA];~go_function: GO:0046872 - metal ion binding [Evidence IEA];~go_process: GO:0000398 - mRNA splicing, via spliceosome [Evidence IEA]) has product MANYLASIFGTEQDKVNCSFYYKIGACRHGDRCSRKHVKPSYSQTVLMPNMYQNPAYDPKSKMNPSQLQNHFDAFYEDVWCEMCKYGELEELVVCDNNNDHLIGNVYARFKYEEDAQAACDTLNSRWYAARPIYCELSPVTDFREACCRLNSGEGCVRGGFCNFIHRKDPSNELDRELRLSTKKWLKDRGRDARSATRSPSPEPTRRRF; this is encoded by the exons ATGGCCAACTACCTCGCCTCCATCTTCGGAACCGAGCAAGACAAAGTCAACTGCTCGTTCTACTACAAGATCGGCGCCTGCAGACACGGTGACCGCTGCTCGCGCAAACATGTCAAGCCCTCATATTCGCAGACAGTCCTCATGCCGAACATGTACCAAAATCCCGCGTACGACCCCAAGAGCAAGATGAACCCCAGCCAGCTGCAGAACCACTTCGATGCGTTCTACGAGGATGTCTGGTGTGAGATGTGCAAGTACGGCGAGCTGGAGGAATTAGTGGTGTGCGACAACAATAATGACC ACCTCATCGGGAATGTCTATGCCCGATTCAAGTACGAAGAAGATGCACAGGCAGCTTGCGATACGCTGAACTCCCGATGGTACGCCGCGCGACCAATATATTGCGAATTATCACCGGTTACCGATTTCCGAGAAGCGTGCTGTCGCCTAAATAGTGGCGAGGGGTGTGTTCGCGGCGGGTTCTGCAACTTCATTCACCGGAAAGACCCCAGCAACGAGCTGGACCGGGAGCTTCGCCTCAGCACCAAGAAATGGTTGAAGGACCGTGGCCGCGATGCGCGGAGTGCCACACGCAGTCCCAGCCCGGAGCCTACACGGCGGAGATTTTAG
- a CDS encoding uncharacterized protein (BUSCO:EOG092645L9;~COG:L;~EggNog:ENOG410PNWY;~InterPro:IPR001841,IPR014857,IPR036388,IPR011513, IPR013083;~PFAM:PF08746,PF07574;~go_component: GO:0030915 - Smc5-Smc6 complex [Evidence IEA];~go_process: GO:0006281 - DNA repair [Evidence IEA]), which translates to MAHGTQRHAYDDSNRAFLQALMARSTLTYEESKPLLAAILSVHGGDTVSEDDITEEDLSTFITAANSAISPFDLEIRSTLPQLQVNAPLTEAVAPERVYALVNTTSDALTQLATTYTADEISFVKRILDRMFEANNTRIAEVMAVGSIEAIQQSKVGGGNRREAGSATQATQTGAAQPLNMTQAETVLKQLVEDGWFEKSRKDFYTLSPRGLMELRGWLVATYNDENEEGRRNNKIKFCAACRDIITVGQRCGNRECLGRLHDHCMRNFFRVQKAEQCPVCRAPWPGDKFVGERAVVTTGQNRRSGGARPSMVQPSTQVSQTQTTDGDMDEELSD; encoded by the exons ATGGCACACGGCACGCAAAGACACGCCTACGATGATAGCAACAGGGCCTTCCTCCAGGCCTTGATGGCCCGTTCAACACTGACCTACGAAGAATCAAAACCCCTCCTCGCTGCTATCCTCTCAGTCCACG GAGGAGATACTGTCTCCGAAGACGACAtcacagaagaagacctcTCCACCTTCATCACCGCCGCGAACTCCGCAATCTCCCCCTTCGATCTCGAAATCAGAAGCACACTCCCTCAACTCCAAGTCAACGCCCCGCTCACCGAAGCTGTCGCCCCGGAGCGCGTTTACGCCCTCGTAAACACCACCAGCGACGCCCTGACCCAGCTCGCGACGACGTACACAGCCGATGAGATCTCCTTCGTGAAGCGCATTCTGGACCGGATGTTCGAGGCGAATAACACCCGGATCGCGGAGGTGATGGCAGTCGGCTCGATTGAGGCAATACAGCAGTCGAAAGTGGGCGGTGGGAACAGGCGTGAGGCGGGCTCTGCGACGCAGGCTACTCAGACTGGGGCTGCGCAGCCGCTGAACATGACGCAGGCGGAGACTGTGTTGaagcagcttgttgaggaTGGGTGGTTTGAGAAGAGTAGGAAGGATTTTTATACGTTGAGTCCGCGGGGACTGATGGAACTACGAGGATGGCTTGTTGCGACGTATAatgatgagaatgaggagggGCGGAGGAATAATAAGATCAAGTTCTGTGCGGCGTGCAGGGATATCATTACGGTT GGTCAACGCTGTGGCAATCGTGAGTGTCTAGGCCGGTTACACGATCACTGTATGCGCAATTTCTTCCGCGTACAGAAGGCGGAGCAGTGTCCGGTATGCAGAGCCCCATGGCCAGGAGATAAATTTGTCGGGGAGCGTGCTGTCGTAACGACGGGTCAGAATAGACGGAGTGGTGGTGCTCGTCCGAGCATGGTTCAACCAAGCACACAAGTGTCGCAGACGCAGACTACAGACGGAGATATGGATGAGGAGCTTAGCGATTGA
- a CDS encoding intradiol ring-cleavage dioxygenase (COG:Q;~EggNog:ENOG410PFEK;~InterPro:IPR000627,IPR007535,IPR039390,IPR015889;~PFAM:PF04444,PF00775;~go_function: GO:0003824 - catalytic activity [Evidence IEA];~go_function: GO:0005506 - iron ion binding [Evidence IEA];~go_function: GO:0008199 - ferric iron binding [Evidence IEA];~go_function: GO:0016702 - oxidoreductase activity, acting on single donors with incorporation of molecular oxygen, incorporation of two atoms of oxygen [Evidence IEA];~go_function: GO:0018576 - catechol 1,2-dioxygenase activity [Evidence IEA];~go_process: GO:0006725 - cellular aromatic compound metabolic process [Evidence IEA];~go_process: GO:0009712 - catechol-containing compound metabolic process [Evidence IEA];~go_process: GO:0055114 - oxidation-reduction process [Evidence IEA]) — protein MPPTTPPSTLPPMKDLTTENITENVHLVNSQCTDPRLRYLLHRIVTHLHEFCLETRLGTEEWAAGVKFLTEIGQISDDLRHEMILLSDTLGVSSLVDAINHPRRPPATEGTVLGPFHTHDAEDMSHGAVLHSDPDATKLLVLASIKDCDGNPVDGVKVDVWEGDSKGFYDVQNPNRTGPDGRGVLRSDENGEFFFQAIVPVPYPIPMDGPVGKMLVALGRHPNRPGHVHFMLDKPGYDLLITALYPRGDPYETSDPVFGVKESLVVDLTTVEDEGMAKKYGVKVGTKLLKHDFVLLTEPQARELRKKNAIEAMEKQGRKVVFHNDLPIPAESS, from the exons atgccaccaacaacacccccCTCAACCCTCCCACCTATGAAGGACCTCACAACCGAAAACATAACAGAGAATGTACACCTAGTAAACAGCCAATGCACCGACCCCCGCCTACGCTACCTCCTACACAGAATCGTAACGCACCTCCACGAATTCTGCCTCGAAACCCGCCTCGGCACCGAAGAATGGGCCGCCGGCGTGAAATTCCTCACAGAGATCGGGCAGATAAGCGACGACCTACGACATGAGATGATCCTGCTCTCGGACACGCTTGGTGTGTCGAGTCTTGTTGACGCAATTAACCACCCGCGCAGACCGCCGGCGACGGAGGGGACGGTGTTGGGGCCGTTCCATACGCATGACGCGGAGGATATGAGCCACGGCGCGGTATTACATTCGGACCCCGATGCGACGAAGCTGCTTGTGTTGGCTAGTATTAAGGATTGTGATGGAAATCCGGTGGACGGGGTGAAGGTTGATGTGTGGGAAGGGGATTCGAAGGGCTTCTATGACGTGCAGAACCCGAATCGGACGGGGCCTGATGGGCGTGGTGTGTTGAGGTCTGATGAGAATGGGGAGTTCTTTTTCCAGGCTATTGTGCCGGTACCGTATCCCATTCCGATGGATGGGCCTGTGGGGAAGATGCTGGTTGCCCTGGGGAGACATCCGAATCGGCCGGGGCATGTGCATTTTATGCTTGACAAGCCGGGTTATGATCTTTTGATAAC GGCGCTCTATCCCCGTGGAGATCCATACGAGACGTCCGACCCGGTGTTTGGTGTGAAGGAGTCGCTTGTCGTCGATTTGACGACggttgaggacgaggggatggcgaagaagtaCGGGGTCAAAGTTGGCACGAAGCTGCTGAAGCATGACTTTGTACTTTTGACGGAGCCACAGGCTCGCGAGTtgcggaagaagaatgctATTGAGGCGATGGAGAAACAGGGCAGGAAGGTGGTCTTTCATAATGATCTGCCTATTCCAGCGGAGAGCAGTTAA
- a CDS encoding uncharacterized protein (COG:S;~EggNog:ENOG410PWIB;~InterPro:IPR015915;~TransMembrane:1 (o488-510i);~go_function: GO:0005515 - protein binding [Evidence IEA]) yields the protein MTTSKANATWGMGRLTPARPKDPSLGFCSILPRCGSEFLSTIAAFCEMSRLFCLLLMATGVQVAASTVQTVAKRDVQADLSDGFCRNWVFGANIVGDVLYMNGMDGGSLDTDKNASNNYFIKVDLSAPVDLQDGSNYKLSLIPTDVPKLRDQALWSNQANSTLFSYGGRSPTGKKPDAGGVWMYSISDGSWEEQKTSVKPVRLIEGAYVNVPELQAAYYLGGYQTKQTTSSITDGTKSYATGMIQYNTTTMEYTMLEAPFTPVQQGALVYLPARDKGALVFLGGEVPASKDSIDTEITPNSWDYVQVYDIEAGVWYKQTTTGDVARRTQFCASVMHDPSSESFQIYVISGADYESKEIVKDVSYLSIPSFKWYRAAGLAKGRMSHTCQAYGRQILGVGGRQSYVPISDPKAGCYKTPAFLYDAQSELVRKTFDPALLSYSIPSSTAGDIQNSPTPSVWDNPSLAFLLTDRSNNNTSTKETQTKPTNKGAIAGGVVGGVAGAAVILGLIWFSLLSRRRKAQQDDTEQPKTSERKLPILGELSANQALRELGTSQSRVEVGSHGSQLYELDGGQTQHSQSQKQSMDRRTEERPER from the exons ATGACGACGTCCAAGGCCAACGCGACATGGGGGATGGGACGCCTTACTCCAGCCCGCCCCAAGGACCCCAGTCTGGGTTTTTGCTCGATTCTTCCACGCTGTGGGAGCGAGTTCCTGTCAACAATCGCGGCATTTTGCGAAATGTCGCGGTTATTCTGCCTCCTGCTTATGGCTACCGGCGTGCAAGTGGCAGCAAGTACAGTTCAAACAGTCGCGAAACGCGATGTGCAGGCCGACCTATCCGACGGGTTTTGTCGTAATTGGGTATTCGGCG CAAATATCGTCGGCGATGTTTTGTACATGAATGGCATGGATGGTGGGAGTCTTGACACCGATAAGAATGCGTCGA ACAACTATTTCATCAAGGTGGATCTCTCTGCTCCAGTTGATCTACAAGACGGGTCCAACTATAAACTGAGCTTGATTCCTACCGACGTCCCGAAGCTGAGAGACCAGGCACTGTGGTCAAATCAAGCCAACTCGACGCTTTTCAGCTACGGAGGACGGAGCCCGACTGGGAAAAAACCAGATGCTGGTGGAGTGTGGATGTACAGCATCTCCGATGGTTCGTGGGAGGAACAAAAGACATCTGTCAAACCCGTGCGACTTATTGAGGGTG CATACGTCAATGTCCCCGAACTGCAGGCAGCGTATTACCTTGGCGGGTATCAAACCAAGCAAACGACCTCGTCAATAACCGACGGCACAAAATCCTATGCAACCGGCATGATCCAATACAACACAACTACAATGGAGTACACCATGCTCGAAGCCCCATTCACGCCTGTACAGCAAGGCGCGCTGGTTTATCTACCAGCCCGTGACAAGGGAGCTTTAGTTTTCCTCGGTGGTGAAGTTCCAGCTAGCAAAGACAGTATCGATACAGAAATTACTCCA AACTCGTGGGATTACGTCCAGGTCTACGATATTGAAGCGGGTGTGTGGTATAAACAAACGACCACAGGCGACGTGGCACGTCGAACCCAGTTCTGCGCATCGGTTATGCATGATCCCTCATCGGAATCATTTCAGATCTACGTTATAAGCGGGGCGGACTATGAGAGTAAAGAGATAGTAAAAGACGT CTCATATCTGTCCATCCCTTCATTCAAATGGTACCGAGCGGCAGGCCTAGCCAAAGGTCGAATGTCCCATACGTGCCAAGCGTATGGGAGACAGATTCTCGGCGTTGGTGGACGCCAGAGCTATGTCCCCATAAGTGATCCCAAGGCAGGATGTTACAAAACGCCAGCCTTCCTATACGACGCGCAGTCCGAACTTGTTCGCAAAACCTTCGAT CCCGCGCTGCTGAGCTATTCCATCCCCTCCAGCACGGCGGGCGATATCCAAAACTCCCCGACGCCGTCAGTATGGGACAATCCGTCACTGGCCTTTCTCCTCACAGATAGGTCGAATAATAACACGAGTACCAAAGAAACCCAGACCAAACCCACAAACAAAGGCGCTATCGCAGGAGGAGTGGTCGGTGGCGTGGCTGGAGCCGCCGTTATCCTTGGGCTCATCTGGTTCTCTTTACTATCTCGACGGCGCAAGGCCCAGCAGGATGATACCGAGCAACCTAAAACAAGCGAGCGTAAACTGCCGATTCTAGGGGAGCTCTCTGCCAACCAAGCTCTTAGGGAGCTAGGTACGTCTCAGAGCAGAGTTGAGGTTGGAAGTCACGGAAGTCAGCTCTACGAGTTGGACGGTGGGCAGACGCAGCATAGTCAGAGTCAGAAACAGTCCATGGACAGACGGACCGAGGAACGACCCGAGCGATGA